One genomic region from Conexibacter woesei DSM 14684 encodes:
- a CDS encoding putative toxin-antitoxin system toxin component, PIN family, which translates to MTRLVVDASIWLPAFTGPDGSPPVRLFEALMDSTFEAVTCPLLLDEVRRGLAKPYFRDRLPAEDADRLLRALTRASVQLRDPSSPPAVLRDPTDDYLVALATAARARAIVTGDKDLLDHQGLHPPALTARAACELLSLL; encoded by the coding sequence TTGACCCGGCTCGTCGTCGACGCCAGCATCTGGCTGCCCGCCTTCACCGGCCCGGACGGCAGTCCCCCAGTTCGCCTCTTCGAGGCGCTCATGGACTCGACCTTCGAAGCCGTCACCTGCCCACTGCTGCTCGACGAAGTCCGCCGCGGACTCGCGAAGCCATACTTCCGCGACCGGCTGCCCGCCGAGGACGCCGATCGGCTGCTGCGCGCACTCACGCGAGCGAGCGTGCAACTGCGCGACCCAAGCTCGCCGCCAGCGGTCCTCCGCGATCCCACCGACGACTACCTCGTCGCGCTCGCGACCGCCGCCCGCGCCCGCGCGATCGTGACCGGCGACAAAGACCTCCTCGACCACCAAGGCCTCCACCCACCCGCACTGACCGCACGCGCCGCCTGCGAACTGCTCAGCCTCCTCTGA